In Roseibium algicola, the DNA window GCCTGGCCGCCAGCCGCGATGGTCGCGATGGTCCGGCCATGGAAGGCGCCTTCGAAGGTCACGATGTGGAACCGCTCGGGGTTGCCGTTGTCATAATGATAACGGCGCGCGCATTTGATGGCAGCTTCCATCGCTTCCGCGCCGGAATTCACGAACAGCACCTTGTCGGCAAAGGTTTCCGCGCACAGGCGCTGCGCCAGCCGTTCGCCATCCGGGATCTGGTGCAGGTTAGAGGTATGCCACAGCTTGGCTGCCTGATCCTGCAATGCCTTGACCAGATGCGGATGGGCATGACCGAGTGCGTTGACCGCGATGCCGGAACCGCAATCGAGGAATCGTCGGCCATCGGTGGTAACCAGCCAGACGCCTTCCCCATGATCGAAAGACAGGTTCGATCTTGCGTAATTTCCGAATAGTGCAGTCGCGGACATAACCTCGTTTGTCTCCTTTAAACGCCCCTGCTGTCCCCTGCGTCGCCCCGACGCCGGGCCGTCACCTTGAAAAGATGCCGAAGGGCCAAAACGCAACGTGCCGCCCCGATGAGGCGGCACGCAGCGGCTTTCTTATACACTGCCGGTACCATGCACTGTCAATGGAAATGGCGCACAAGACATTTCATGTGCCGCGGAGGGCGGATTTCATAAAATTCTCAATGACCTCGCCATAATTGGGGAAAAGTCGTTTCATCCCCAACTGGTTTGGGTCGAGTGGTTGCCTGACAAATTAACGTTATTGTAACCTCTCAGCAATCAGACACGAGATCTCGTGAGGCAAATCACCAAGAGGCACTAGATCTGCCAGCATTAAGCGTGCTTGCGCATGCTTAACACGGGGTTAATGGCCGCAGGACGGTCAAACTAAAGGGTGCGGCAATGAGTTGGACAAACGAACGAGTTGAGCTTCTCAAAAAGCTTTGGGGCGACGGCTTGAGCGCAAGCCAGATCGCAGGCGAACTGGGTGGTGTTACCCGTAACGCCGTGATCGGCAAGGTGCACCGCCTTGGCCTGTCCGGCCGCGCCAAGTCCACCTCTTCAAGCGCCAAGCCGCGCCGGCCGCGCACCGCAGCTCCTGCAACGGGTGCAGCGCCGAAGAAACCGACGACGTCACATCCGCAGTCGATCGGCGCGACGGCCCTTAAAGCAGACATCTCGCCTGCACCAGTGGTGGCCCCCAAGCCGCGCGTAGAGCCGATTGCAGAGCTCGTTCCGATCTCGCAGCGGGCTACCATCCTGACGCTGACCGAGCGGACCTGCAAATGGCCGATTGGCGACCCGGCGACCGACGACTTTTACTTCTGCGGCCGCCAGTCCGATGCCGGCGTCCCCTACTGCGCTCATCACTGCAAGATCGCGTATCAGCCGGTCGCCGACCGCCGCCGCGATCGCAAGACGATGGCTCAGGCAGGCTGATAGCCTCGCACCTAACCAATTCATGAGAAAGCCCGCCATCTGGCGGGCTTTTTTTTGTTTGGGCCTTCCATTGACCAGATGCCCGACCCCGACCAGTGACCTCCCACGGCTTGTTCTTGGCACCGATCCATGTCGTTTCCGTTCCATCAAATCAAACCTTGTTTGACCGCTCCGCCACGACAGGGACCGCAGGATCAGCCCCGACACCGACACATCTGATGGGGTGGTCGCAGAAGAGAACCTTGTTCCGCGAAAGGCACATAACCGCTGAGAAACAAAAAGCCCGCTTGAAAGCGGGCTCCTTAATTCCATTCTGCAAGTTGCGCTCAGGCAGTGGCAGAGGTGAACTGGTCATTGAAGGCGTATCCGGCACCACGGACGGTACGGATAGGATCCTTCGCCTTGCCCTTGTTCAGAGCCTTGCGCAAGCGACCGACGTGAACATCGACAGTGCGTTCGTCCACGTAGACATCGTGACCCCAGACCCCATCCAGCAGTTGTTCGCGGGAGAAGACACGGCCAGGCGATGTCATCAGGAATTCCAGCAGGCGGAATTCCGTCGGCCCCAGGTGTATTTCCTTGGTGTTGCGGCGAACGCGGTGCGTTTCGCGATCCAGTTCGATATCGCCGGATCGCAACATGCTGGACACCACTTCCGGACTTGCCCGGCGCAGGATGGCGCGCACGCGGGCCATCAATTCCGGTACCGAGAAGGGCTTGACCACGTAGTCGTCGGCACCGGTCGACAGGCCGCGGATGCGCTCTGCTTCCTCACCGCGTGCCGTCAGCATGATGACCGGCAGGCGCTCGGTGTCTTCGCGCGCCCGCAGGCGGCGGCACAGTTCAATTCCGGACAGGCCCGGCAGCATCCAGTCGAGCAGCAACAGATCCGGCAGGCTTTCCCGCAGGCGGATTTCCGCCTCGTCACCCCGGACACAGGACTCGACCGAGTACCCTTCCGCTTCCAAATTGTATCTCAATAGAAGGCTGAGCGGTTCTTCGTCTTCAACGATGAGCACCTTCGGCATACATCTCGCTCCAATTACCGCAACCGGCGCCGAAGCGCCGGCCGTTAAGATCTTCTGCAAATCCGACGATTACCGGCGGGTCAGACCGCGCCTGTTTCGTCGACCTTTGCCCGGTCTTCCGGCAAACGCTCGCCAGTGACCATGTAGTAGACGTTCTCGGCGATGTTCGTGGCGTGATCGCCGATGCGCTCGATGTTCTTTGCGCAGAACAAGAGATGGACGCACTGGGTAATGACCCGCGGGTCTTCCATCATGTAGGTCAGGAGTTCGCGAAAGATCGACGTGTAGATCGCGTCGACCTCGGCGTCGGCTTCCTGAACCCGGCGGGCGGCTTCCGCATCCTTGCGGGCGTAGGCATCCAGCACCTGCTTGAGCTGCGAAAGAGCAAGTTCCGTCATGTGCTCCACACCGATCGCGAGCTTCTTGGACTGCAAGTCGCTGTCGATGGCGATGACGCGCTTGGCAACGTTCTTGGCAAGATCGCCAACACGCTCCAGGTCATTGGCAATGCGCGTTGCGGCGGTGATTTCACGCAGGTCCTGCCCCATCGGCTGGCGGCGGACGATCAGCTCGATCAGCTTCACTTCAAGTTCGTTGTAAAGGCTGTCCAGACGGACATCGCCCTTGATCGTCGCCTTGGCAAGCTCCAGATCCTGCGACACCAGCGCGGACACCGCATCGGCGAAAGCCTTTTCGGCAATACCACCCATTTCGGCAACCTTGCCGGCCATGGCCGTCAGTTCGTCATCGTAAGCCGAGACTGTATGTTCAGACATCCTGTGTCCCCTTCAGAAACCTAAAAAATGCTTAGCCGAAGCGGCCCGTAATATAGTCCTGCGTACGCTTGTCCTTCGGATTGGTAAAGATGTCCTCCGTCAGACCTTCCTCCACCAGAACACCCAGGTGGAAGAACGCGGTTCGCTGAGACACACGGGCAGCCTGCTGCATCGAGTGGGTCACGATCACGATGGTGAAGTTTTCCCGCAGTTCGTCGATCAGCTCTTCCACCTTCGCGGTCGCGATGGGGTCAAGCGCCGAGCACGGTTCGTCCATCAGGATCACTTCCGGGCTGACGGCAATCGCACGGGCAATGCACAGACGCTGCTGCTGACCGCCCGACATGCCGGTGCCCGGCTCGTCCAGACGGTTCTTGACTTCTTCCCAAAGCCCGGCCTTCTGCAGGCTGGAGGCTACGATTTCATCAAGCTCGGACTTGTTGCGGGCCAGACCATGGATCCGCGGACCATACGCAATGTTGTCGTAGATCGACTTGGGAAACGGGTTCGGCTTCTGGAAAACCATGCCGACCTTGGCACGCAGCTGTACGGGATCGACCTTGGGATCGTAGATGTCCTCACCGTCGATCTTGATCGACCCTTCCACACGGCAGATGTCGATGGTGTCGTTCATGCGGTTGATCGTCCGCAGGAACGTCGACTTGCCACATCCGGAGGGACCGATGAAGGCAGTCACGGACCGCGGCTGGATCTCGATGTCCACGTCCTTGATGGCGTGGGTATCGCCATAATAGACCTGCACCTTGTTCGCGGAAATTTTGCTGTCGGTCATGGTTTTCGCCTGTTCAAAATTCGGCATCTCGTTCATCGGAGCAATCCTTACCAGCGGCGTTCAAACCTGCGGCGCAGGATGATAGCGATAATGTTCATGGTCATGAGGAAGACCAGCAGCACGATGATCCCGCCCCAAGCGCGTTCATAGAAAGCCGGGTCGGCGCGTTTCGCCCACTCGTAGATCTGGGCCGGCATGGCCGAGTTCGGAGAGAAGAAACCGGCAGCCACACCGTCCGGGAAATTGGAGGCGATGAAACCGACCATCCCGATCAGCAGCAGCGGAGCGGTTTCCCCAAGCGCCTGTGCCAGACCGATGATCGTGCCGGTCAGAATGCCAGGCATTGCCAGCGGCAGGACATGGTGGAAGATCGACTGCATCTTGGAGGCGCCAATACCAAGGGCCGCATCGCGGATGCTCGGCGGAACGGCCTTCAAGGAGGCGCGGGTGGAGATGATGATCGTCGGAAGTGTCATCAGCGTCAGCACCAGGCCACCGACCAGCGGTGCGGATTGCGGCAGATGCATGAACTGGATGAAGACCGCCAGACCGAGAATACCGAACACGATGGAGGGAACGGCGGCCAGGTTGGAGATATTCACCTCGATCAGATCGGTGAACTTGTTCTGCGGAGCGAACTCTTCCAGGTAGATGGAAGCGGCCACGCCGATCGGCAGCGACAGGAACAGCACCACCAGCATCATGAACAGCGACCCGATCATGGACGCCCCGATGCCGGCCTGCTCCGGACGGCTGTCGGAAGCATCGGTTCCGGTGATGAAGGCCCAGTTGAAGCGCTTCTCCAGAATGCCGGCGGACTGCATCTGGTCAGCCAGATCCAGGTGTGCGGCGTCCAGGTTCTTGTCTTCGGCAAGATCCTCGCGCTTGACGCGGCCCTTCAGGTAGCCGTCGACACGGGATGAGGCGATCAGCTCGAAGGTTACCGTCGTGCCGATCTTGTCCGGGTTGGCAAGTGCATAGTCACGAACCGTCGCGGCAGCCCCTGAGGAGAACAGCTTCTGCAGGTCCTTTGCCGACATGTCGGTGGTGATATTGAGGCCGGCAAGTTCCTTGGCAAAGGCGTCGTCGATAATGGCCCGGTACTTGGAGGTCTTGACCACCGACTTTTCCGCTTCGGCAATCTGCTCCTGATTGAGCGGGACATCCACCTTCAGGAAGGTCTGGCTGAAGGCGCCAAGGCCGTTGGAAAGGATTGCCCACAACAGCGCGACGAGGAAGAACAGGCCGATGCCGATGGCAATGATGCCGTAGAGCTTGAAGCGCGCTTCAGCGGCGTTGCGCTTTCTGGTCAGCGGATCGAGTTCGAGGATCGACGTGGTCTTGTGCGGGGTCGGAGCACTGGTCTTGCCCGACGGTGGCGTAAGGGTCGTGTCGGTCATTAGTCGTACTGCTCCCGATATTTGCGCACGATGTAGAGCGCGACGATGTTGAGCCCCAGGGTCACGACGAACAGGGTCATGCCGAGTGCGAAGGCGACAAGGGCTTCCGGGGAGGCAAAGTCGGCGTCACCAGTGAGCTGGCTGACGATCTTCGCGGTCACGGTGGTCATCGCTTCGAGCGGGTTCATGCTGAGCCGGGCAGCAGCGCCGGCCCCCAGCACAACGATCATGGTTTCACCGATGGCGCGAGAGGCCGCCAGCAGGATGGCCCCGACGATCCCCGGCAGGGCCGCCGGCAGAATGACCTGCTTCACGGTTTCCGAATGGGTGGCACCAAGTCCGAGCGAACCGTCACGCATGGCCTGCGGCACAGCGTTGATGATGTCGTCGGAAAGCGAGCTGACGAAAGGGATCAGCATGATGCCCATGACAGCGCCCGCGGT includes these proteins:
- the phoB gene encoding phosphate regulon transcriptional regulator PhoB; the protein is MPKVLIVEDEEPLSLLLRYNLEAEGYSVESCVRGDEAEIRLRESLPDLLLLDWMLPGLSGIELCRRLRAREDTERLPVIMLTARGEEAERIRGLSTGADDYVVKPFSVPELMARVRAILRRASPEVVSSMLRSGDIELDRETHRVRRNTKEIHLGPTEFRLLEFLMTSPGRVFSREQLLDGVWGHDVYVDERTVDVHVGRLRKALNKGKAKDPIRTVRGAGYAFNDQFTSATA
- the phoU gene encoding phosphate signaling complex protein PhoU, whose translation is MSEHTVSAYDDELTAMAGKVAEMGGIAEKAFADAVSALVSQDLELAKATIKGDVRLDSLYNELEVKLIELIVRRQPMGQDLREITAATRIANDLERVGDLAKNVAKRVIAIDSDLQSKKLAIGVEHMTELALSQLKQVLDAYARKDAEAARRVQEADAEVDAIYTSIFRELLTYMMEDPRVITQCVHLLFCAKNIERIGDHATNIAENVYYMVTGERLPEDRAKVDETGAV
- a CDS encoding GcrA family cell cycle regulator is translated as MSWTNERVELLKKLWGDGLSASQIAGELGGVTRNAVIGKVHRLGLSGRAKSTSSSAKPRRPRTAAPATGAAPKKPTTSHPQSIGATALKADISPAPVVAPKPRVEPIAELVPISQRATILTLTERTCKWPIGDPATDDFYFCGRQSDAGVPYCAHHCKIAYQPVADRRRDRKTMAQAG
- the pstA gene encoding phosphate ABC transporter permease PstA, coding for MTDTTLTPPSGKTSAPTPHKTTSILELDPLTRKRNAAEARFKLYGIIAIGIGLFFLVALLWAILSNGLGAFSQTFLKVDVPLNQEQIAEAEKSVVKTSKYRAIIDDAFAKELAGLNITTDMSAKDLQKLFSSGAAATVRDYALANPDKIGTTVTFELIASSRVDGYLKGRVKREDLAEDKNLDAAHLDLADQMQSAGILEKRFNWAFITGTDASDSRPEQAGIGASMIGSLFMMLVVLFLSLPIGVAASIYLEEFAPQNKFTDLIEVNISNLAAVPSIVFGILGLAVFIQFMHLPQSAPLVGGLVLTLMTLPTIIISTRASLKAVPPSIRDAALGIGASKMQSIFHHVLPLAMPGILTGTIIGLAQALGETAPLLLIGMVGFIASNFPDGVAAGFFSPNSAMPAQIYEWAKRADPAFYERAWGGIIVLLVFLMTMNIIAIILRRRFERRW
- the pstB gene encoding phosphate ABC transporter ATP-binding protein PstB, translated to MTDSKISANKVQVYYGDTHAIKDVDIEIQPRSVTAFIGPSGCGKSTFLRTINRMNDTIDICRVEGSIKIDGEDIYDPKVDPVQLRAKVGMVFQKPNPFPKSIYDNIAYGPRIHGLARNKSELDEIVASSLQKAGLWEEVKNRLDEPGTGMSGGQQQRLCIARAIAVSPEVILMDEPCSALDPIATAKVEELIDELRENFTIVIVTHSMQQAARVSQRTAFFHLGVLVEEGLTEDIFTNPKDKRTQDYITGRFG